In Rhizobiales bacterium NRL2, a genomic segment contains:
- a CDS encoding glycosyl transferase family 1 has translation MRVLFLHNNFPAQYRHVATQLAREGGHQLVFGTQAKAGEIPGVTKAFYKPAREVRDATHHYVRNLESAVLNGQSVYRMCMELRKRGFRPDLVCGHSGWGPTLYVKDAFPEAKLLSYFEWYYHAHGTDADFLPDNQISADDECRIRTRNAAILLDLANCDWGLCPTVFQRDQFPKIFHNKLSVLHDGVDTDFFRPDPDAKMKVGDLDLSGAGEIVTYATRGMEPYRGFPQFVEAVAKLQKTRPNLQAVIVGQDRVAYGRKLPDGKTFKQKMLEETDLDPSRIHFTGLLPYGDYLKVLQASHVHVYMTVPFVLSWSLIESMAAGCLIVSSDTEPVREVIRDGKQGLLVDFFDVDQLADRIGEALDNREKLQPLREAARDVVLKTYALKDTLPKHVRLLKEVAAGNLPPILTPPKRAAGARPKRRGKR, from the coding sequence ATGCGGGTCCTGTTTCTGCACAACAATTTTCCGGCGCAGTACCGTCATGTGGCGACGCAGCTCGCCCGGGAAGGCGGCCATCAGCTGGTCTTCGGCACCCAGGCGAAGGCCGGCGAGATCCCCGGCGTGACCAAGGCCTTCTACAAGCCGGCGCGCGAGGTGCGGGACGCCACGCACCATTATGTCCGCAACCTGGAATCGGCGGTGCTGAACGGCCAGTCCGTCTACCGCATGTGCATGGAGCTGAGGAAACGCGGCTTCCGGCCCGACCTGGTCTGCGGCCATTCCGGCTGGGGGCCGACGCTCTACGTCAAGGACGCCTTTCCGGAGGCGAAGCTGCTCAGCTATTTCGAGTGGTACTACCACGCCCACGGCACCGACGCGGACTTCCTGCCCGACAACCAGATCAGCGCCGACGACGAATGCCGCATCCGCACCCGGAACGCCGCCATCCTGCTCGACCTGGCCAATTGCGACTGGGGCCTCTGCCCGACGGTGTTCCAGCGCGACCAGTTCCCGAAGATATTCCACAACAAGCTGTCGGTGCTGCACGACGGCGTCGACACGGACTTCTTCAGGCCCGACCCGGATGCGAAGATGAAGGTCGGCGATCTCGATCTCTCCGGTGCGGGCGAGATCGTCACCTACGCCACACGCGGCATGGAGCCCTATCGCGGCTTCCCGCAGTTCGTCGAGGCGGTGGCGAAGCTGCAGAAGACCCGGCCCAACCTGCAGGCCGTGATCGTCGGCCAGGACCGCGTCGCCTATGGCCGCAAGCTGCCCGACGGCAAGACCTTCAAGCAGAAGATGCTGGAGGAGACGGACCTCGACCCCAGCCGCATCCACTTCACCGGCCTGCTGCCCTATGGCGACTATCTGAAGGTGCTGCAGGCGAGCCACGTCCACGTCTACATGACCGTGCCCTTCGTGCTCTCCTGGTCGCTGATCGAGAGCATGGCGGCGGGCTGCCTGATCGTCTCCTCGGACACAGAACCGGTGCGAGAGGTGATCAGGGACGGCAAGCAGGGTCTGCTGGTGGATTTCTTCGACGTCGACCAGTTGGCCGACCGCATTGGGGAGGCGCTGGACAACCGCGAAAAGCTGCAGCCGCTGCGCGAGGCCGCCCGCGATGTCGTGCTCAAGACCTACGCGCTGAAGGACACGCTGCCGAAACACGTCCGGTTGCTGAAGGAGGTCGCGGCGGGCAACCTGCCGCCCATCCTGACCCCGCCGAAGCGCGCCGCAGGCGCCAGGCCGAAGCGCCGCGGGAAGCGGTGA
- a CDS encoding enoyl-CoA hydratase translates to MDYEQITVESEDAVATVTLNRPEKLNAWTYQMRREMHDAISKANDDPAIGAIIVTGAGRGFCAGADIEDTFKAQAEGRDVKGKDVAGGIDWVKFVRESKPLIAAINGVAVGVGLSQVLSFDVIIAARSARMAAPFVKVGVVPELASSHFLVQRMGFGRASEFALTGRFLDATEAEQAGLVDRVVGDADLMPTARKMAKTIAANPDRHLRWAKELLTQNGSETDLRLVQDREQALLKQAYESPEHKEAIDAFLNKRQPKFR, encoded by the coding sequence ATGGACTATGAACAGATCACCGTCGAGAGCGAGGACGCGGTAGCCACCGTGACGCTGAACCGGCCCGAGAAGCTCAACGCCTGGACCTACCAGATGCGCCGGGAGATGCACGACGCCATCTCCAAGGCGAACGACGATCCGGCAATCGGGGCGATCATCGTCACCGGGGCAGGCCGCGGCTTCTGTGCGGGCGCTGACATCGAGGACACCTTCAAGGCGCAGGCCGAAGGCAGGGACGTCAAGGGCAAGGACGTCGCCGGCGGCATCGACTGGGTGAAGTTCGTCCGCGAATCCAAGCCGCTGATCGCCGCCATCAACGGCGTGGCGGTCGGCGTGGGCCTGAGCCAGGTCCTGTCCTTCGACGTCATCATCGCCGCCCGTTCGGCGCGGATGGCCGCCCCCTTCGTCAAGGTCGGCGTGGTGCCGGAACTGGCCAGCTCGCACTTCCTGGTGCAGCGCATGGGCTTCGGCCGGGCGAGCGAGTTCGCGCTTACCGGCCGCTTTCTCGACGCTACCGAGGCCGAGCAGGCGGGCCTGGTGGACCGGGTGGTGGGCGACGCCGACCTGATGCCCACGGCGCGGAAGATGGCGAAGACGATCGCCGCCAATCCCGACCGGCACCTGCGCTGGGCCAAGGAGTTGCTGACGCAGAACGGCTCGGAGACGGACCTCCGGCTGGTGCAGGACCGGGAGCAGGCGCTGCTGAAACAGGCCTATGAAAGCCCGGAGCACAAGGAGGCGATCGACGCCTTCCTCAACAAGCGCCAGCCGAAGTTCCGGTAG
- a CDS encoding ATP-dependent chaperone ClpB, giving the protein MDFETYTERARGFLQSAQGLAIREGHQKFTPDHILKVLLDDEQGMAARLIEVSGGSAKQALQQTEMALGKLPKVEGAGAGQLYLDQQTAKVFEQAEQAAKKAGDKFVTAEMLLVALAVSGETLKKAGVSPQGLNQAINDMRKGRTADTASAEEGYDALKRYARDLTEAAREGKLDPVIGRDDEIRRAIQVLSRRTKNNPVLIGEPGVGKTAIAEGLARRIVDGDVPESLKNKRLLVLDLGSMIAGAKYRGEFEERMKAVLQEVQSAAGEIVLFIDELHTLVGAGKADGAMDASNLLKPALARGELHCLGATTLDEYRKYIEKDAALARRFQPVFISEPTVEDTISILRGLKEKYEVHHGVRISDSALVAAAMLSNRYITDRFLPDKAIDLVDEASSRVRMEVDSKPEALELLDRRVIQLKIEREALKKETDQASKDRLEKLEDELFELEEESRAGTEAWEAAKAKLGEAQHVKEELERARNEVEDAKRRGDLAKAGELTYGLIPDLERKLQDAEGRCAPASVRESVTEEDVATVVSRWTGVPVEKMLAGEREKLLEMEKRIGARVIGQEEAIKAVSHAVRRSRAGLQDPNRPMGSFLFLGPTGVGKTELTKALAEFLFDDDQAMVRIDMSEYMEKHAVARLIGAPPGYVGYDEGGALTEAVRRRPYQVVLFDEVEKAHPDVFNVLLQVLDDGRLTDGQGRTIDFKNTIIIMTSNLGSEFLASQKEGEDVDLVEGQVMNVVRGHFRPEFLNRLDEIILFHRLSRTHMGGIVEIQLRHLEKLLADRKIGLELDEAARAWLADAGYDPVYGARPLKRVIQRRLQNPLAEAILSGEIADGETVRVSAGENGLTINEKLVEAA; this is encoded by the coding sequence ATGGATTTCGAGACCTATACAGAGCGGGCGCGCGGCTTCCTGCAGAGCGCCCAGGGCTTGGCTATCCGCGAGGGCCATCAGAAGTTCACCCCCGACCATATCCTCAAGGTCCTGCTCGACGACGAGCAGGGCATGGCCGCGCGCCTGATCGAGGTGTCCGGGGGCAGCGCGAAACAGGCCCTGCAGCAGACCGAGATGGCGCTGGGCAAGCTGCCGAAGGTCGAAGGCGCCGGCGCGGGCCAGCTCTATCTGGACCAGCAGACGGCGAAGGTCTTCGAACAGGCGGAGCAGGCCGCGAAGAAGGCGGGCGACAAGTTCGTCACCGCCGAGATGCTGCTGGTGGCGCTTGCCGTATCCGGCGAGACGCTGAAGAAGGCCGGCGTCAGCCCCCAGGGCCTCAACCAGGCGATCAACGACATGCGCAAGGGCCGCACCGCCGACACCGCTTCGGCCGAGGAGGGCTATGACGCGCTGAAGCGCTATGCCCGCGACCTGACCGAGGCCGCGCGCGAAGGCAAGCTGGACCCGGTGATCGGCCGCGACGACGAGATCCGCCGCGCTATCCAGGTGCTGTCGCGTCGCACCAAGAACAACCCCGTGCTGATCGGCGAGCCCGGCGTCGGCAAGACCGCCATCGCCGAGGGCCTGGCGCGGCGCATCGTCGACGGCGACGTCCCCGAGAGCCTGAAGAACAAGCGCCTGCTGGTGCTCGACCTGGGCTCGATGATCGCCGGCGCGAAGTACCGCGGCGAGTTCGAGGAGCGCATGAAGGCCGTGCTGCAGGAAGTGCAGTCGGCCGCCGGCGAGATCGTGCTGTTCATCGACGAACTGCACACGCTGGTCGGCGCGGGCAAGGCGGACGGGGCCATGGACGCGTCGAACCTGCTGAAGCCGGCGCTGGCGCGCGGCGAACTGCATTGCCTCGGCGCCACCACTTTGGACGAATACCGGAAATACATCGAGAAGGACGCGGCGCTCGCGCGGCGCTTCCAGCCCGTCTTCATCTCCGAGCCGACGGTGGAGGACACCATCTCCATCCTGCGTGGCCTGAAGGAGAAGTACGAGGTCCATCACGGCGTCCGCATCTCGGATTCCGCCCTCGTGGCGGCGGCCATGCTGTCGAACCGCTACATCACCGACCGTTTCCTGCCCGACAAGGCGATCGATCTGGTCGACGAGGCTTCCAGCCGCGTTCGCATGGAGGTCGACAGCAAGCCCGAAGCGCTGGAACTGCTCGACCGCCGGGTGATCCAGCTCAAGATCGAGCGCGAGGCGCTGAAGAAGGAAACCGACCAGGCCTCCAAGGACCGTCTCGAGAAGCTCGAGGACGAGCTGTTCGAGCTGGAGGAGGAGAGCCGCGCCGGGACCGAAGCCTGGGAGGCCGCCAAGGCCAAGCTGGGCGAGGCGCAGCACGTCAAGGAAGAGCTCGAGCGTGCCCGCAACGAGGTCGAGGACGCCAAGCGCCGCGGCGATCTGGCCAAGGCCGGCGAACTGACCTACGGCCTGATCCCGGACCTTGAGCGCAAGCTGCAGGATGCCGAGGGCCGCTGCGCGCCGGCTTCGGTCCGCGAAAGCGTCACCGAGGAGGATGTCGCCACCGTCGTCAGCCGCTGGACCGGCGTGCCGGTCGAGAAGATGCTGGCCGGGGAGCGCGAGAAGCTGCTGGAGATGGAGAAGCGCATCGGCGCCCGCGTCATCGGACAGGAGGAGGCGATCAAGGCGGTCAGCCACGCCGTCCGCCGTTCCCGCGCCGGCCTGCAGGATCCGAACCGGCCCATGGGCTCGTTCCTCTTCCTGGGCCCGACCGGCGTCGGCAAGACCGAGCTGACCAAGGCGCTGGCCGAGTTCCTGTTCGACGACGACCAGGCGATGGTCCGCATCGACATGTCGGAGTACATGGAGAAGCATGCGGTCGCGCGGCTGATCGGCGCGCCTCCGGGCTATGTCGGCTATGACGAGGGCGGCGCGCTGACCGAGGCGGTTCGTCGCCGGCCCTATCAGGTCGTGCTGTTCGACGAGGTCGAGAAGGCCCATCCGGACGTCTTCAACGTGCTGCTGCAGGTGCTGGACGACGGCCGGCTGACCGACGGCCAGGGCCGGACCATCGACTTCAAGAACACGATCATCATCATGACCTCCAACCTGGGCAGCGAGTTCCTCGCCAGCCAGAAGGAGGGCGAGGATGTCGATCTGGTCGAGGGTCAGGTCATGAACGTGGTCCGCGGCCATTTCCGGCCGGAGTTCCTCAACCGCCTGGACGAGATCATCCTGTTCCACAGGCTCTCGCGGACGCACATGGGCGGGATCGTCGAGATCCAGCTCCGGCACCTGGAGAAGCTGCTGGCCGACCGGAAGATCGGTCTCGAGCTGGACGAGGCGGCCAGGGCTTGGCTGGCCGACGCCGGCTACGATCCGGTCTACGGCGCCCGGCCGCTCAAGCGGGTAATCCAGCGCCGGCTGCAGAACCCGCTGGCCGAGGCCATCCTGTCAGGCGAGATCGCCGACGGCGAGACCGTCCGCGTCTCGGCGGGCGAGAACGGCCTGACCATCAACGAGAAGCTGGTCGAGGCGGCATAG
- a CDS encoding aspartate-semialdehyde dehydrogenase: protein MGYRVAVVGATGNVGHEMLNILDERMFPADEVAAVASRKSKGKAVSFGDRTLKTHALEEFDFAGYDMALFSAGGDVAREWAPRAAAKGCVVIDNSSAFRMDPDVPLVVPEVNADALAGYSKKNIVANPNCSTAQLVVALKPIHDRARIRRVVVSTYQSTSGAGKAAMDELFNQTKGIYVNQSPEPAEFTKQIAFNVIPHIDIFLEDGSTREEWKMTVETKKILDPKIRLTATCVRVPTFVGHAEAINLELEEPLSADECRELLREAPGCMVVDRPEDDQYITPVDCVGDYATFISRIREDGTIENGLNLWVVSDNLRKGAALNTVQIAETLGSRFLRKAA from the coding sequence ATGGGCTATCGCGTCGCCGTCGTGGGCGCCACGGGCAATGTGGGCCACGAGATGCTGAACATCCTGGATGAGCGGATGTTCCCTGCCGACGAGGTCGCCGCTGTCGCCAGCCGCAAGTCGAAGGGCAAGGCGGTGTCCTTCGGCGACCGCACCCTGAAGACCCATGCGCTGGAAGAGTTCGATTTCGCCGGCTACGACATGGCGCTGTTCTCCGCCGGCGGTGATGTTGCCCGGGAATGGGCGCCGAGGGCGGCGGCCAAGGGCTGCGTCGTCATCGACAACAGCTCCGCATTCCGCATGGATCCGGACGTGCCGCTGGTGGTGCCGGAGGTCAACGCCGACGCCCTGGCCGGGTACTCGAAGAAGAACATCGTCGCCAATCCGAACTGCTCTACGGCGCAGCTCGTGGTGGCGCTGAAGCCGATCCACGACCGGGCGCGGATCCGCCGCGTCGTCGTCTCCACCTACCAGTCGACCTCCGGCGCGGGCAAGGCGGCGATGGACGAACTGTTCAACCAGACCAAGGGTATCTACGTGAACCAGTCGCCCGAGCCGGCGGAGTTCACCAAGCAGATCGCCTTCAACGTCATTCCCCATATCGACATCTTCCTGGAGGACGGGTCGACCAGGGAGGAGTGGAAGATGACGGTCGAGACCAAGAAGATCCTCGACCCGAAGATCCGGCTGACGGCGACCTGCGTCCGGGTGCCGACCTTTGTCGGCCATGCCGAGGCGATCAACCTGGAACTGGAAGAGCCGCTTTCGGCCGACGAGTGCCGCGAATTGCTGCGCGAGGCGCCGGGCTGCATGGTGGTCGACAGGCCCGAGGACGACCAGTACATCACGCCGGTCGACTGCGTCGGCGACTACGCGACCTTCATCAGCCGCATCCGCGAGGACGGGACGATCGAGAATGGTCTGAACCTGTGGGTGGTCTCCGACAACCTGCGCAAGGGCGCGGCGCTGAACACCGTGCAGATCGCCGAAACCCTTGGCAGCCGCTTCCTGCGCAAGGCCGCCTGA
- a CDS encoding enoyl-CoA hydratase (catalyzes the reversible hydration of unsaturated fatty acyl-CoA to beta-hydroxyacyl-CoA) — MASIEPQKTKSAERTVTMYQMIDYEVDGATAIVTLDRPQDHNTFVPPILDEMHSAVSRAIRDKAVKVIVLQGAGRSFSGGFNFAGGFHHWDDEITTEGRWDPGRDLIKVNSDETGWVARFMSLWNSPKPVIAQVHGWCVGGASELALCGDIVIAAEDAQIGTPYSRMWGCHHAGMWIYRLGMAKAKELALTGRPVSGKEAVEIGLINKAVPFADLQKEVRALADQLATIPASQLASMKMVVNNAYEMMGLRSTQAYGSAMDSMMRNTPEALDFIDLVEREGVRAGIEQRDGPFGDYSQGKVGVNKPDPDNVIVAGSLKKQAAGG, encoded by the coding sequence ATGGCTTCGATTGAGCCGCAGAAGACGAAATCAGCGGAAAGGACTGTCACGATGTATCAGATGATCGACTACGAGGTGGATGGCGCCACCGCCATCGTCACCCTCGACCGGCCGCAGGACCACAACACCTTCGTCCCGCCCATCCTGGACGAGATGCACAGCGCCGTCTCCAGGGCGATCCGCGACAAGGCGGTGAAGGTGATCGTGCTGCAGGGCGCGGGGCGCTCCTTTTCCGGCGGCTTCAACTTTGCCGGCGGCTTCCACCACTGGGACGACGAGATCACCACCGAGGGCCGGTGGGACCCGGGCCGCGACCTGATCAAGGTCAACTCCGACGAGACCGGCTGGGTCGCGCGCTTCATGTCGCTGTGGAACAGCCCCAAGCCGGTGATCGCCCAGGTGCATGGCTGGTGCGTCGGCGGCGCGAGCGAGCTGGCGCTTTGCGGGGACATCGTCATCGCCGCCGAGGACGCCCAGATCGGCACGCCCTATTCGCGCATGTGGGGCTGTCACCACGCCGGCATGTGGATCTACCGGCTCGGCATGGCCAAGGCGAAGGAGCTGGCGCTCACCGGCCGGCCCGTCTCGGGCAAGGAGGCGGTCGAGATCGGCCTGATCAACAAGGCGGTGCCCTTCGCCGACCTGCAGAAGGAGGTGCGCGCCCTGGCCGACCAGCTCGCCACCATCCCCGCCAGTCAGCTCGCCTCGATGAAGATGGTGGTAAACAACGCCTACGAGATGATGGGCCTGCGCTCGACCCAGGCGTACGGCTCGGCGATGGACAGCATGATGCGCAACACCCCCGAGGCGCTGGACTTCATCGATCTGGTCGAGCGCGAGGGCGTGCGCGCCGGTATCGAACAGCGCGACGGTCCCTTCGGCGATTACAGCCAGGGCAAGGTGGGCGTGAACAAGCCCGACCCCGACAATGTCATCGTCGCCGGATCCCTGAAGAAACAGGCGGCAGGCGGCTGA
- a CDS encoding glutathione S-transferase yields MLLYEHPLSSYAQKVKIALREKGVAFDREVPEVLGSGRSGGRFAEASPRLEVPTLIDGDFSVFDSTIILEYLEDRFPEPPLLPADPAARAEARMIEDVCDTLYEAVNWGIGEIVWFRRAEGEKREAMLATAARQTAELHRWLAGKLGGMRWFGGENFGWADLSVAPYFNRSFHWELGDWRDGPLAEWRARLAERPSVQATFAEFDQAASAMEGAPGRLESGTIRREYRDHRLEWMMKSGGIDIVLAGLEKGNIRFTWPLGETG; encoded by the coding sequence ATGCTGCTCTACGAACATCCGCTGTCGTCCTACGCCCAGAAGGTGAAGATCGCACTGCGCGAGAAGGGCGTGGCCTTTGACAGGGAAGTGCCGGAGGTGCTCGGTTCCGGCCGCTCCGGCGGCCGTTTCGCCGAGGCCAGCCCGCGGCTGGAGGTGCCGACGCTGATCGACGGGGACTTCAGCGTCTTCGATTCGACGATCATCCTCGAATATCTCGAGGACCGGTTTCCCGAACCGCCCTTGCTGCCGGCGGACCCGGCGGCCCGGGCCGAGGCGCGGATGATCGAGGACGTCTGCGACACACTCTACGAAGCGGTGAACTGGGGCATCGGCGAGATTGTCTGGTTCCGCCGCGCCGAGGGGGAGAAGCGGGAGGCGATGCTGGCGACGGCGGCCCGCCAGACGGCCGAACTGCACCGCTGGCTGGCCGGCAAGCTCGGCGGAATGCGGTGGTTCGGCGGCGAGAACTTCGGCTGGGCCGATCTCTCCGTCGCGCCCTATTTCAACCGCTCCTTCCACTGGGAACTGGGTGACTGGCGCGACGGCCCCCTCGCCGAATGGCGCGCGCGCCTGGCGGAGCGTCCGTCGGTTCAGGCGACCTTCGCGGAGTTCGACCAGGCAGCATCGGCAATGGAAGGCGCCCCAGGACGGCTGGAGTCGGGCACGATCCGGCGCGAATACCGCGATCACCGGCTGGAGTGGATGATGAAATCCGGCGGCATCGACATCGTCCTGGCGGGTCTGGAGAAGGGCAATATCCGCTTCACCTGGCCGCTGGGCGAAACCGGCTGA